From the Carya illinoinensis cultivar Pawnee chromosome 4, C.illinoinensisPawnee_v1, whole genome shotgun sequence genome, one window contains:
- the LOC122307604 gene encoding protein STRUBBELIG-RECEPTOR FAMILY 3-like isoform X2: protein MRLSMASVGGKRSAMKSKDLKISALVLVWFLWIWEAPVSRGETNPSDVAAINNLYVAMGSPLLPGWVATGGDPCGEAWQGVVCTNTDIMGIVLNGANLGGELGGNLRLFASIKAIDLSNNHIGGSIPTTLPSTMQNFFLSANQFSGSIPSSLSSLTQLSAMSLNDNHLSGEIPDAFQSLTGLINLDLSSNNLSGELPPSLETLSSLTTLRLQSNQLSGTLDVLQDLPLRDLNIENNQFSGPIPEKLLSIPNFRKDGNPFNTTAPPVTPPTSPLKPPPVGPAPPFFKGLSPERTPAKQANGPSATGGLNSEKTKKVWTTKRVVGISIAAVFFLVILALGLALLIPWFSRRREEDRFSRLPQIGAYEFDRQNLRDNGSLSPPNNEKVQKGAVVRPKDDHQAETRRVEAIAKSEDEKERNVQRWGTLPKEDHAIDMRPNDMQLMHLTPPPPPSPPPPPPPPVEKVIAAPKLPAEVTRMKLPSKTLYPPTRAKSFTIASLQQYTNSFSQENFIGEGMLGTVYRAQLPDGKLLAVKKLDKKASSQKDDDFLELVNNIDRIQHANVVELIGYCVEHGQRLLIYEYCSNGTLHDTLHSDDELKKKLSWNARIRMALGAARGLEYLHEVCQPPVIHRNFRSGNVLLDDDLSVHVSDCGLAPLIASGSVSQLSGSLLTTYGYGAPEFESGIYTEQSDIYSFGVVMLELLTGRISYDRSRTRGEQFLVRWAIPQLHDIDALSRMVDPALNGEYPAKSVSNFADIIARCVRSQPEFRPPMSEVVQDLLNMIRKESNGSGSNGD, encoded by the exons ATGAGGTTGAGTATGGCATCCGTGGGTGGGAAGAGATCTGCTATGAAGTCCAAGGATTTGAAGATCTCTGCACTGGTTTTGGTGTGGTTCTTGTGGATCTGGGAGGCTCCTGTTTCGCGTGGAGAGACTAATCCAAGTGATG TGGCTGCAATCAATAACCTATATGTTGCAATGGGCTCCCCCCTTCTTCCTGGATGGGTTGCTACTGGTGGAGACCCATGTGGTGAAGCTTGGCAAGGCGTGGTGTGTACGAATACAGACATAATGGGAAT TGTTCTTAATGGCGCTAATTTGGGAGGAGAACTGGGTGGTAATTTAAGATTGTTTGCTTCTATTAAAGCAAt agATCTAAGCAACAACCACATTGGGGGCAGCATTCCGACCACGTTGCCATCTACCATGCAAAACTT TTTTCTTTCAGCTAACCAGTTCAGTGGAAGCATCCCGAGTTCTTTATCCTCTTTAACTCAACTGTCAGCCAT GTCTCTTAATGACAATCATTTATCTGGAGAAATACCGGATGCCTTTCAATCTCTGACAGGGTTGATCAATCT AGATTTGTCCAGTAACAATTTGAGTGGGGAACTCCCTCCTTCTCTTGAAACTTTGTCTTCTCTGACCACCCT GCGCTTGCAGAGCAATCAGCTTTCTGGGACCCTTGATGTTTTACAAGATCTGCCTCTGAGAGATTT GAATATTGAAAATAATCAGTTCTCTGGACCAATACCTGAGAAGTTGCTAAGCATTCCAAACTTCAG GAAAGATGGAAACCCATTCAATACTACCGCTCCTCCAGTAACTCCACCTACATCCCCATTAAAACCTCCACCAGTGGGTCCAGCACCTCCATTTTTTAAGGGACTATCTCCTGAACGCACACCTGCGAAACAGGCTAATGGACCATCTGCAACAGGGGGATTGAATtctgaaaaaacaaagaaagtttGGACCACTAAGCGGGTGGTTGGAATATCAATTGCAGCGGTGTTTTTCCTGGTGATTCTGGCCCTGGGACTTGCACTCCTTATCCCATGGTTTAGCAGACGAAGGGAGGAGGACAGATTTTCCAGGCTACCTCAGATAGGTGCATATGAATTCGACAGGCAGAATCTTAGAGACAATGGATCTTTATCTCCACCAAACAATGAGAAAG TTCAAAAGGGGGCAGTTGTGAGGCCAAAGGACGACCATCAGGCAGAGACTAGAAGAGTAGAAGCGATTGCAAAATCAGAggatgagaaagagagaaatgtGCAGAGATGGGGTACACTACCAAAGGAGGACCATGCGATAGACATGAGGCCAAATGATATGCAACTAATGCATCTTACCCCTCCTCCTCCCCCTTCCCCTCCACCACCTCCTCCACCTCCTGTTGAGAAGGTCATTGCAGCGCCAAAATTGCCTGCCGAAGTGACTAGAATGAAACTTCCCTCCAAGACTCTATATCCCCCCACCCGTGCGAAGTCTTTCACAATTGCATCCCTTCAGCAATATACAAACAGCTTCTCACAAGAAAATTTTATAGGAGAAGGAATGTTGGGGACTGTTTATAGGGCACAGCTTCCTGATGGGAAG CTACTTGCAGTCAAGAAACTGGACAAGAAGGCTTCCAGTCAGAAGGACGATGATTTTCTGGAACTGGTAAACAACATTGATAGAATCCAACATGCCAATGTTGTTGAGCTTATCGGTTACTGTGTAGAGCATGGTCAAAGGCTTCTGATCTATGAGTATTGCAGTAATGGGACGCTGCATGATACACTACACTCAGATGATGAACTTAAAAAGAAACTGTCTTGGAATGCCCGCATTCGGATGGCACTTGGAGCTGCAAGAGGCTTAGA GTATTTGCATGAAGTCTGTCAGCCTCCTGTCATACACAGGAATTTTAGGTCTGGAAACGTTCTTCTTGATGATGATCTTTCGGTGCATGTATCTGATTGTGGTCTGGCTCCATTAATAGCATCAGGCTCTGTAAGTCAG CTATCAGGAAGTCTGTTAACAACTTACGGTTATGGAGCTCCAGAATTTGAGTCTGGAATTTATACTGAGCAAAGTGATATTTACAGCTTTGGAGTGGTTATGTTGGAACTTTTAACCGGTCGGATTTCCTATGACAG GTCACGGACTCGTGGGGAGCAATTTCTGGTGAGATGGGCAATACCCCAGCTTCATGACATTGATGCATTATCAAGGATGGTTGATCCTGCTCTCAATGGAGAATACCCAGCCAAATCTGTGTCAAACTTTGCAGACATTATTGCTCGTTGTGTTCGG TCTCAGCCAGAATTCAGGCCACCAATGTCTGAAGTTGTCCAAGACTTACTGAACATGATAAGGAAGGAGTCAAACGGCAGTGGATCAAATGGAGACTGA
- the LOC122307604 gene encoding protein STRUBBELIG-RECEPTOR FAMILY 3-like isoform X1, translating to MRLSMASVGGKRSAMKSKDLKISALVLVWFLWIWEAPVSRGETNPSDVAAINNLYVAMGSPLLPGWVATGGDPCGEAWQGVVCTNTDIMGIVLNGANLGGELGGNLRLFASIKAIDLSNNHIGGSIPTTLPSTMQNFFLSANQFSGSIPSSLSSLTQLSAMSLNDNHLSGEIPDAFQSLTGLINLDLSSNNLSGELPPSLETLSSLTTLRLQSNQLSGTLDVLQDLPLRDLNIENNQFSGPIPEKLLSIPNFRKDGNPFNTTAPPVTPPTSPLKPPPVGPAPPFFKGLSPERTPAKQANGPSATGGLNSEKTKKVWTTKRVVGISIAAVFFLVILALGLALLIPWFSRRREEDRFSRLPQIGAYEFDRQNLRDNGSLSPPNNEKVQKGAVVRPKDDHQAETRRVEAIAKSEDEKERNVQRWGTLPKEDHAIDMRPNDMQLMHLTPPPPPSPPPPPPPPVEKVIAAPKLPAEVTRMKLPSKTLYPPTRAKSFTIASLQQYTNSFSQENFIGEGMLGTVYRAQLPDGKLLAVKKLDKKASSQKDDDFLELVNNIDRIQHANVVELIGYCVEHGQRLLIYEYCSNGTLHDTLHSDDELKKKLSWNARIRMALGAARGLEYLHEVCQPPVIHRNFRSGNVLLDDDLSVHVSDCGLAPLIASGSVSQLSGSLLTTYGYGAPEFESGIYTEQSDIYSFGVVMLELLTGRISYDRSRTRGEQFLVRWAIPQLHDIDALSRMVDPALNGEYPAKSVSNFADIIARCVRHNLQSQPEFRPPMSEVVQDLLNMIRKESNGSGSNGD from the exons ATGAGGTTGAGTATGGCATCCGTGGGTGGGAAGAGATCTGCTATGAAGTCCAAGGATTTGAAGATCTCTGCACTGGTTTTGGTGTGGTTCTTGTGGATCTGGGAGGCTCCTGTTTCGCGTGGAGAGACTAATCCAAGTGATG TGGCTGCAATCAATAACCTATATGTTGCAATGGGCTCCCCCCTTCTTCCTGGATGGGTTGCTACTGGTGGAGACCCATGTGGTGAAGCTTGGCAAGGCGTGGTGTGTACGAATACAGACATAATGGGAAT TGTTCTTAATGGCGCTAATTTGGGAGGAGAACTGGGTGGTAATTTAAGATTGTTTGCTTCTATTAAAGCAAt agATCTAAGCAACAACCACATTGGGGGCAGCATTCCGACCACGTTGCCATCTACCATGCAAAACTT TTTTCTTTCAGCTAACCAGTTCAGTGGAAGCATCCCGAGTTCTTTATCCTCTTTAACTCAACTGTCAGCCAT GTCTCTTAATGACAATCATTTATCTGGAGAAATACCGGATGCCTTTCAATCTCTGACAGGGTTGATCAATCT AGATTTGTCCAGTAACAATTTGAGTGGGGAACTCCCTCCTTCTCTTGAAACTTTGTCTTCTCTGACCACCCT GCGCTTGCAGAGCAATCAGCTTTCTGGGACCCTTGATGTTTTACAAGATCTGCCTCTGAGAGATTT GAATATTGAAAATAATCAGTTCTCTGGACCAATACCTGAGAAGTTGCTAAGCATTCCAAACTTCAG GAAAGATGGAAACCCATTCAATACTACCGCTCCTCCAGTAACTCCACCTACATCCCCATTAAAACCTCCACCAGTGGGTCCAGCACCTCCATTTTTTAAGGGACTATCTCCTGAACGCACACCTGCGAAACAGGCTAATGGACCATCTGCAACAGGGGGATTGAATtctgaaaaaacaaagaaagtttGGACCACTAAGCGGGTGGTTGGAATATCAATTGCAGCGGTGTTTTTCCTGGTGATTCTGGCCCTGGGACTTGCACTCCTTATCCCATGGTTTAGCAGACGAAGGGAGGAGGACAGATTTTCCAGGCTACCTCAGATAGGTGCATATGAATTCGACAGGCAGAATCTTAGAGACAATGGATCTTTATCTCCACCAAACAATGAGAAAG TTCAAAAGGGGGCAGTTGTGAGGCCAAAGGACGACCATCAGGCAGAGACTAGAAGAGTAGAAGCGATTGCAAAATCAGAggatgagaaagagagaaatgtGCAGAGATGGGGTACACTACCAAAGGAGGACCATGCGATAGACATGAGGCCAAATGATATGCAACTAATGCATCTTACCCCTCCTCCTCCCCCTTCCCCTCCACCACCTCCTCCACCTCCTGTTGAGAAGGTCATTGCAGCGCCAAAATTGCCTGCCGAAGTGACTAGAATGAAACTTCCCTCCAAGACTCTATATCCCCCCACCCGTGCGAAGTCTTTCACAATTGCATCCCTTCAGCAATATACAAACAGCTTCTCACAAGAAAATTTTATAGGAGAAGGAATGTTGGGGACTGTTTATAGGGCACAGCTTCCTGATGGGAAG CTACTTGCAGTCAAGAAACTGGACAAGAAGGCTTCCAGTCAGAAGGACGATGATTTTCTGGAACTGGTAAACAACATTGATAGAATCCAACATGCCAATGTTGTTGAGCTTATCGGTTACTGTGTAGAGCATGGTCAAAGGCTTCTGATCTATGAGTATTGCAGTAATGGGACGCTGCATGATACACTACACTCAGATGATGAACTTAAAAAGAAACTGTCTTGGAATGCCCGCATTCGGATGGCACTTGGAGCTGCAAGAGGCTTAGA GTATTTGCATGAAGTCTGTCAGCCTCCTGTCATACACAGGAATTTTAGGTCTGGAAACGTTCTTCTTGATGATGATCTTTCGGTGCATGTATCTGATTGTGGTCTGGCTCCATTAATAGCATCAGGCTCTGTAAGTCAG CTATCAGGAAGTCTGTTAACAACTTACGGTTATGGAGCTCCAGAATTTGAGTCTGGAATTTATACTGAGCAAAGTGATATTTACAGCTTTGGAGTGGTTATGTTGGAACTTTTAACCGGTCGGATTTCCTATGACAG GTCACGGACTCGTGGGGAGCAATTTCTGGTGAGATGGGCAATACCCCAGCTTCATGACATTGATGCATTATCAAGGATGGTTGATCCTGCTCTCAATGGAGAATACCCAGCCAAATCTGTGTCAAACTTTGCAGACATTATTGCTCGTTGTGTTCGG CATAATTTGCAGTCTCAGCCAGAATTCAGGCCACCAATGTCTGAAGTTGTCCAAGACTTACTGAACATGATAAGGAAGGAGTCAAACGGCAGTGGATCAAATGGAGACTGA